A region of Microcoleus sp. bin38.metabat.b11b12b14.051 DNA encodes the following proteins:
- a CDS encoding Uma2 family endonuclease: protein MIQTQTIGKTVTFDEFVTWYPENSTHRYELHNGVIVEMPLGTGDHSEIKGFISCQINLEITRLQLFYSIPGQCLLKTVRNESGYQPDVIILDQSALINEPRWDRESIITMGSSVRLAVEVVSTNWRDDYFLKASDYEEMGIPEYWIVDYLGLGGRQFIGNPKQPTLSVYQLVDGEYQVKQFRGDSRVESLAFPELNLTAEQIFQDKTAVETASNASTQTMSASAD from the coding sequence GTGATCCAAACCCAAACCATAGGCAAAACAGTCACGTTTGACGAGTTCGTTACCTGGTATCCAGAGAACTCTACCCACCGCTATGAACTACACAATGGAGTAATTGTTGAAATGCCTTTAGGAACTGGCGATCATTCTGAAATTAAGGGCTTTATATCGTGCCAAATCAATCTTGAAATCACGCGACTGCAATTGTTTTACTCGATTCCAGGTCAGTGCTTGCTTAAAACCGTCCGCAACGAGTCAGGCTATCAGCCGGATGTAATTATTTTAGACCAGTCTGCACTCATCAACGAACCGCGCTGGGATAGGGAATCTATCATCACAATGGGTAGTTCAGTGCGACTGGCTGTAGAAGTTGTCAGTACGAACTGGCGAGATGATTATTTTCTCAAAGCTTCTGACTATGAGGAAATGGGCATCCCTGAATATTGGATTGTAGACTATCTCGGTTTAGGCGGCCGCCAATTCATTGGTAATCCTAAACAACCAACTCTCTCGGTTTATCAATTGGTAGATGGGGAGTATCAAGTGAAGCAGTTTCGCGGCGATTCACGAGTTGAATCACTGGCTTTTCCAGAGTTGAACTTGACTGCTGAACAGATTTTTCAAGATAAGACGGCGGTTGAAACCGCAAGCAACGCGAGCACACAAACAATGTCCGCCTCCGCGGACTGA
- a CDS encoding FGGY-family carbohydrate kinase: protein MTLYLGIDFGTTGARSTIIDSQGTIHCETEHSFAIAQHPDLPELWQNALWAVIEQIPATIRNRVSAIALDGTSSTVMLCDTYGVPVCEPILYNDARGAAVTETLRAIAPPNHTVLSATSSLAKLLWFCRGGAPVPAPSIEEGGHGGTAPTVFLHQADWLGFLLHGKLGISDYHNALKLGFDVGNLCYPNWLIEGIAGTVTPQLPQVVAPGTPVGKVRVALGDRFGFPPDCTVYAGTTDSIAAFLASGVNSPGEAVTSLGSTLAVKLLSHTRVDDSRYGIYSHKLGDLWLVGGASNTGGAVLRHFFTDAELEDYSTQIDPEQESLLDYYPLLKKGDRFPINDPNLPPRLEPRPTDSVEFLHGLLESIARIEARGYQLLQELGATPLTKVYTAGGGAKNLVWSAIRKRYLKVPVETPVQTAAAYGVALLAMRSAIGLTADLGQINTDERR, encoded by the coding sequence ATGACTCTTTATTTGGGAATAGATTTCGGGACTACGGGCGCTCGATCGACAATTATCGACTCTCAGGGTACAATCCATTGTGAGACAGAACATAGTTTCGCGATCGCACAACACCCGGATTTGCCCGAACTGTGGCAAAATGCACTCTGGGCTGTAATTGAGCAAATCCCCGCAACCATCCGCAATCGGGTAAGCGCGATCGCCCTTGACGGCACATCCTCCACTGTCATGTTGTGCGATACTTACGGTGTACCAGTCTGCGAACCGATTTTATACAACGATGCGCGCGGTGCAGCCGTTACAGAGACGTTACGGGCGATCGCACCACCCAACCACACAGTATTAAGCGCTACATCCAGTCTGGCAAAACTCCTGTGGTTTTGTAGGGGCGGTGCCCCCGTGCCCGCCCCATCCATTGAAGAGGGCGGGCACGGGGGCACCGCCCCTACGGTTTTCCTGCATCAAGCCGATTGGCTGGGGTTTCTGCTGCACGGAAAATTAGGAATTAGCGACTATCATAATGCTTTAAAACTCGGTTTTGATGTTGGTAATTTGTGCTATCCCAATTGGCTGATAGAGGGAATTGCCGGCACTGTAACGCCTCAATTGCCGCAAGTTGTCGCACCGGGCACGCCTGTGGGGAAAGTTAGAGTTGCATTGGGCGATCGCTTCGGGTTTCCCCCAGATTGTACAGTTTATGCTGGTACAACAGATAGCATTGCAGCATTTCTAGCCAGCGGTGTCAATTCACCAGGGGAAGCAGTAACTTCTCTCGGTTCCACATTAGCCGTGAAACTGTTAAGTCATACCCGCGTCGATGATTCGAGATACGGGATTTACAGTCACAAATTAGGTGATCTGTGGTTGGTTGGAGGCGCTTCTAATACGGGAGGTGCGGTGCTGCGACACTTTTTTACTGATGCTGAGTTAGAAGATTATAGCACACAAATCGATCCAGAGCAAGAGAGTTTGCTGGATTATTACCCATTGTTGAAAAAAGGCGATCGCTTTCCAATTAATGACCCGAATTTGCCGCCCAGACTCGAACCGCGTCCAACTGATTCTGTAGAATTTCTGCATGGTTTGTTAGAAAGTATTGCGCGGATTGAAGCGCGGGGATATCAATTATTGCAGGAGTTGGGCGCGACTCCTTTGACAAAGGTTTATACTGCGGGCGGTGGCGCTAAAAATCTGGTTTGGAGTGCGATCAGAAAGCGTTATTTGAAAGTGCCTGTTGAAACGCCTGTTCAGACTGCGGCTGCTTATGGAGTGGCGCTGTTGGCGATGCGAAGTGCGATCGGATTGACCGCAGATTTAGGGCAGATAAACACAGATGAACGCAGATAG
- a CDS encoding type II toxin-antitoxin system HicB family antitoxin — protein sequence MRYAIVIEKTPNNYSAYAPDLPGCAATGATLAEIQQQIKEAIEFHLEGLREEGLPIPEPTTLCEYVEAR from the coding sequence ATGCGTTATGCGATTGTGATTGAAAAAACACCGAATAACTATTCAGCTTACGCGCCAGATTTACCCGGATGTGCAGCTACAGGCGCAACCCTTGCAGAAATACAGCAGCAAATTAAAGAAGCGATCGAATTTCACTTAGAAGGATTGCGAGAGGAAGGTTTACCAATTCCCGAACCAACTACGCTTTGTGAATATGTCGAAGCACGATAA
- a CDS encoding type II toxin-antitoxin system HicA family toxin — protein sequence MPTKVRDIIKQLEADGWYLARTRGSHRQYKHPTKSGLVTVPGKLSDDLAPGTSNNILKQAQLREVKEQEEPNEVETNHQDEDLN from the coding sequence ATGCCAACAAAAGTCAGAGATATCATTAAACAACTAGAGGCAGACGGTTGGTATCTAGCTAGAACACGAGGGAGTCACCGCCAGTACAAACATCCTACCAAATCTGGTTTAGTTACAGTTCCCGGTAAACTCTCTGACGATTTGGCTCCTGGTACATCCAATAATATTCTCAAACAAGCTCAATTGAGAGAAGTCAAAGAGCAAGAAGAACCTAATGAAGTCGAAACAAATCATCAAGATGAGGATCTTAACTAA
- a CDS encoding serine/threonine-protein kinase → MSQCLNPDCLWPNPSDSTKFCQKCGNKLLLGDRYRAQKIIGQGGFGRTFLAVDEYKPSKPPCVIKQFYPQAQGTSSIKKATELFELEAVRLEQLGKHSQIPDLLAYFSQDDRQYLVQEFIDGENLAQALESQGYFSETQIRKLLNNLLPVFEFIHSRQVIHRDIKPENIILRQDGQLVLVDFGAAKYATQTALGLTGTRIGTAGYMAPEQANGKPIHASDIYSLGVTCLCLLTQVEPLELFDVSEFEWVWRENLKTSVSSEFGQILDKMIQPATKKRYQSATEVLQALGNRAPQLSPKQPSPQPSSQPSPQPSPKSSPQTPPPPPDLLKSERGVDYTYLRDLLAAGKWKEADQETLKVMLKAARQEKEGYLTRELIDNFPCDDLRTIDQLWVKYSQGRFGLSVQKKIWLEVGGKEKVDDYESYKKLKERVGWRKNGHWLVNHVLTFNLTAQSGHLPALGVTPSSGVRSDEYIGGYRPILNGYDFLRLYSRI, encoded by the coding sequence ATGAGCCAGTGTCTAAACCCTGATTGCCTATGGCCAAACCCGTCTGACTCTACAAAATTCTGTCAAAAATGTGGGAATAAACTGCTATTGGGCGATCGCTACCGAGCGCAAAAAATCATTGGACAAGGAGGCTTTGGGCGCACTTTTCTAGCTGTTGACGAGTATAAACCCTCAAAACCACCCTGCGTTATTAAACAATTTTACCCCCAAGCTCAAGGCACTTCTAGTATCAAGAAAGCCACTGAGTTATTTGAGCTTGAAGCAGTACGCCTAGAACAGTTGGGTAAACATTCTCAAATTCCCGATTTATTAGCATATTTTAGTCAAGATGACCGACAGTATTTAGTCCAAGAATTCATCGACGGTGAAAATTTAGCCCAAGCACTAGAATCTCAGGGATATTTTAGCGAAACGCAGATTCGCAAGTTGCTTAATAATTTACTGCCAGTATTCGAGTTCATTCACTCTCGCCAAGTTATTCACCGAGATATCAAGCCAGAAAATATTATTCTTCGGCAAGATGGGCAATTGGTTTTAGTTGACTTTGGAGCGGCGAAATATGCGACACAAACGGCTCTAGGGCTAACGGGAACGAGAATCGGGACGGCTGGATATATGGCACCAGAACAAGCCAACGGTAAACCGATTCATGCTAGTGATATTTATAGTCTGGGTGTGACTTGTCTGTGTCTGTTAACTCAGGTTGAACCCCTTGAATTATTTGATGTGAGCGAGTTTGAGTGGGTGTGGCGAGAAAACTTAAAAACATCTGTTAGTTCTGAATTCGGTCAGATTTTAGATAAAATGATTCAACCTGCTACTAAGAAACGTTATCAATCTGCTACTGAAGTTTTGCAGGCGCTTGGTAATCGAGCACCTCAATTATCACCTAAACAACCATCACCTCAACCATCATCTCAACCATCGCCTCAACCATCACCTAAATCATCACCTCAAACACCTCCACCTCCACCAGATTTACTTAAATCAGAGCGGGGAGTTGACTATACTTATCTGCGGGATTTATTAGCAGCAGGAAAGTGGAAAGAAGCCGATCAGGAAACTCTCAAGGTGATGCTGAAAGCGGCGAGACAGGAGAAGGAAGGTTATCTTACTAGGGAATTAATTGATAATTTTCCTTGTGATGATTTACGCACGATTGACCAACTTTGGGTAAAATATAGTCAGGGTCGCTTTGGCCTTAGCGTTCAGAAAAAAATTTGGTTAGAAGTTGGTGGTAAAGAAAAAGTAGATGATTATGAGAGTTATAAAAAGCTAAAGGAGCGCGTCGGTTGGAGAAAAAATGGCCACTGGTTGGTTAATCACGTCCTGACCTTTAATCTGACAGCACAGAGTGGCCACCTCCCGGCACTAGGCGTAACTCCAAGTAGCGGAGTAAGGAGCGATGAATACATCGGTGGATATCGGCCGATTTTGAATGGGTATGATTTTTTGAGGCTCTACTCTCGCATCTAG
- the ilvB gene encoding biosynthetic-type acetolactate synthase large subunit, with protein MQLKTKVAIRRATGGFALIDSLIRHGVKHIFGYPGGAILPLYDELYRAEETGAIKHILVRHEQGAAHAADGYARATGQVGVCFATSGPGATNLVTGIATAHMDSIPMVIITGQVPRPAIGTDAFQETDIYGITLPIVKHSYVVRDPRDMARIVAEAFHIASTGRPGPVLIDVPKDVGLEEFDYLPVAPGSVRIPGYRPTVKGNPRQISQAIHLLTEAKRPLLYVGGGAIAAGAHEEIKELAEMFQLPVTTTLMGKGSFDENHPLSVKMLGMHGTAYANFAVTECDLLIAVGARFDDRVTGKLDEFAARAKVIHIDIDPAEVGKNRGPDVPIVGDVRQVLIDMLRRCRETGVSGNPEQTAEWLHRIDRWKQDYPLVVPHYPEILSPQEVISELGTQAPNAYYTTDVGQHQMWSAQFLNNGPRRWISSAGLGTMGFGLPAAMGAKMALPNEQVICIAGDASIQMNIQELGTLAQYGINVKLVIVNNGWQGMVRQWQQAFYGERYSSSNMTVGMPNFVMLAEAYGVKGMEISRPDELASAIAQMLAHNGPVLMNVKVTRDENCYPMVVPGKSNAQMVGLPERSTLPSAELIYCPSCGAKNVSSNKFCPECGTKV; from the coding sequence GTGCAACTAAAAACTAAAGTAGCCATCAGGCGTGCAACGGGTGGATTCGCTTTGATAGATAGCTTGATCCGCCACGGCGTCAAGCATATTTTTGGTTATCCCGGCGGCGCAATTTTGCCACTTTACGACGAACTCTACCGCGCTGAAGAAACCGGCGCGATCAAACACATTCTAGTGCGGCACGAACAAGGTGCTGCTCACGCGGCTGACGGTTACGCCCGCGCTACCGGACAAGTTGGGGTTTGTTTCGCGACTTCCGGGCCCGGTGCGACTAACTTGGTGACGGGGATTGCAACGGCCCATATGGATTCTATCCCAATGGTAATTATTACCGGTCAAGTTCCCCGTCCGGCGATCGGCACGGATGCGTTTCAGGAAACTGATATTTACGGCATTACTTTGCCAATTGTCAAGCATTCCTATGTAGTGCGCGATCCGAGAGATATGGCGCGAATTGTCGCTGAAGCTTTCCACATCGCGAGTACGGGACGCCCGGGGCCGGTGTTGATTGATGTGCCCAAGGATGTCGGTTTAGAAGAGTTTGACTATCTGCCCGTCGCACCCGGATCTGTGAGAATTCCGGGCTATCGTCCGACTGTCAAGGGAAATCCCCGACAAATCAGTCAAGCGATTCATTTGCTGACGGAAGCAAAGCGTCCTTTGCTGTATGTGGGCGGCGGGGCGATCGCAGCCGGGGCCCACGAGGAAATTAAGGAACTCGCCGAGATGTTCCAATTGCCTGTCACCACAACGTTGATGGGCAAAGGTTCCTTTGATGAAAACCATCCTTTGTCTGTGAAAATGCTGGGGATGCACGGTACTGCTTACGCTAACTTTGCCGTTACCGAGTGCGATTTGTTGATTGCTGTTGGAGCTCGGTTTGACGATCGGGTAACGGGAAAACTAGACGAGTTTGCGGCGCGGGCGAAGGTGATTCACATCGATATCGATCCGGCGGAAGTCGGCAAAAATCGCGGCCCAGACGTGCCGATTGTCGGAGATGTGCGGCAAGTTTTGATCGATATGCTGCGTCGCTGTCGGGAAACTGGAGTTTCGGGAAATCCCGAACAAACTGCGGAATGGCTGCACAGGATCGATCGCTGGAAACAGGACTATCCGTTAGTTGTGCCCCACTACCCAGAGATTTTGTCTCCACAAGAGGTGATTTCGGAGTTGGGTACTCAAGCGCCGAATGCTTACTACACAACCGATGTCGGTCAACATCAAATGTGGTCGGCTCAATTCTTGAACAACGGGCCGCGCCGCTGGATTTCGAGCGCTGGTTTGGGAACGATGGGCTTCGGGTTGCCGGCGGCGATGGGCGCGAAAATGGCGCTACCCAACGAGCAAGTGATTTGTATTGCTGGCGACGCTAGCATCCAAATGAATATTCAAGAGCTGGGAACCTTAGCACAATACGGCATTAATGTCAAGCTCGTAATTGTAAATAACGGCTGGCAGGGCATGGTGCGGCAGTGGCAGCAGGCGTTCTACGGCGAGCGTTATTCGTCGTCGAACATGACTGTGGGGATGCCGAATTTTGTGATGCTGGCTGAGGCCTACGGCGTGAAGGGGATGGAGATTTCGCGGCCGGATGAGTTGGCAAGTGCGATCGCTCAAATGCTAGCCCACAACGGCCCTGTGCTGATGAACGTGAAAGTAACGAGGGACGAAAACTGCTATCCGATGGTTGTTCCGGGTAAGAGCAATGCTCAAATGGTTGGTTTGCCGGAACGCAGCACGTTGCCATCTGCGGAGTTGATTTATTGTCCGAGTTGCGGCGCGAAGAATGTTTCGAGTAATAAGTTTTGTCCTGAGTGTGGGACAAAAGTTTAA
- a CDS encoding MFS transporter: MHPASPPPDRSGLDALLRNRPFLTLWTGQLLAQVADKIFYVLLIILLKTGDYRPWPVSWQYSENSMLSAVMIAYTLPAIVFGSAAGIVVDRFSKKQMLIGCNVIRAVLIGSLPFLPKTFVVLLVLTFLVSTVTQFFAPAEAAAIPLAVGREGLMSANALFASSTMGGIIVGMTIGEPIFTWLKHSYGPASQEFFLGGLYLVSAGLLYLMHIKENRGGSSGKNVHPWQDFKEGLRYLKHNRLISNAMVQLTILYSVFAALQVLAIALSGKIGLKETQFGFLLAAAGIGMVFGAAFLGHWGDRMHNKPLPLIGFLMMGFVLGMFAFVRQLWLGFALSAVFGFGASLINGPMQALIQEKTPESMRGKVFGLENNAINIALSLPLALTGPLTDAVSKAVGSDDLGLRIVLLSLGFLVPVMGVAAWHHTRKVLQA, translated from the coding sequence ATGCACCCAGCTAGCCCTCCCCCTGACCGCAGCGGGCTTGATGCCCTACTGAGAAATCGCCCCTTCCTCACCCTGTGGACTGGCCAGTTGTTGGCCCAAGTGGCGGATAAAATCTTTTACGTATTGCTGATTATTCTGCTGAAAACAGGCGATTACCGACCCTGGCCCGTTTCTTGGCAGTATTCGGAAAATTCGATGCTGTCAGCGGTGATGATCGCCTACACGCTACCGGCGATTGTCTTTGGTTCGGCGGCCGGTATCGTGGTAGACCGCTTTTCCAAAAAGCAAATGCTGATCGGGTGCAACGTGATTCGAGCGGTGTTGATTGGATCTTTGCCGTTTTTGCCCAAAACTTTTGTCGTGTTGTTGGTGCTGACGTTTTTAGTCTCTACCGTAACGCAATTTTTTGCTCCGGCAGAGGCGGCGGCAATCCCGCTGGCTGTGGGGCGAGAGGGACTGATGTCGGCAAATGCGCTGTTCGCTTCGTCCACGATGGGCGGGATTATTGTCGGAATGACGATCGGCGAACCGATATTTACTTGGCTCAAACACAGCTACGGGCCAGCTTCTCAAGAGTTTTTTCTGGGCGGGTTGTACCTGGTTTCTGCGGGTTTGCTCTACTTGATGCACATCAAAGAAAATCGCGGCGGTAGCAGTGGCAAAAATGTTCATCCTTGGCAAGACTTTAAAGAAGGTTTGCGGTATTTAAAGCACAATCGCCTGATCAGCAACGCGATGGTGCAGTTGACGATTTTGTATTCGGTGTTTGCGGCGCTGCAAGTGCTGGCGATCGCGCTTTCAGGCAAAATAGGTCTCAAAGAAACTCAATTTGGGTTTTTGCTGGCTGCTGCGGGAATTGGAATGGTCTTCGGCGCAGCTTTTTTGGGCCACTGGGGCGATCGAATGCACAACAAACCTTTGCCATTAATCGGTTTTTTGATGATGGGTTTTGTGTTGGGAATGTTTGCTTTTGTCAGACAGCTTTGGCTGGGATTCGCATTAAGCGCTGTGTTCGGTTTTGGCGCTTCTTTAATTAACGGCCCAATGCAAGCTCTGATTCAAGAAAAAACTCCCGAATCGATGCGGGGAAAAGTCTTTGGCTTGGAGAACAATGCGATTAACATTGCCCTCAGTTTGCCTTTAGCACTGACGGGCCCGCTGACGGATGCTGTCAGCAAAGCTGTGGGCTCCGATGACCTCGGTTTGCGGATCGTGCTGCTGAGTTTGGGATTTTTGGTTCCGGTGATGGGCGTGGCAGCTTGGCACCATACCCGCAAAGTCTTGCAGGCGTAG
- a CDS encoding P-II family nitrogen regulator, with product MKKVEAIIRPFKLDEVKIALVNAGIVGMTVSEVRGFGRQKGMTERYRGSEYTVEFLQKLKVEIVVENDQVDMVVDKIIAASRTGEIGDGKIFISPVEQIIRIRTGEKNQEAI from the coding sequence TTGAAAAAGGTTGAAGCTATTATTCGCCCCTTTAAACTAGACGAAGTGAAAATCGCACTCGTCAATGCTGGCATTGTGGGGATGACTGTTTCTGAAGTTAGAGGTTTTGGCCGTCAGAAGGGCATGACAGAACGGTATCGCGGTTCTGAGTACACCGTTGAGTTCTTGCAAAAGCTCAAGGTCGAGATTGTTGTCGAAAACGATCAGGTTGACATGGTGGTGGATAAAATTATCGCTGCTTCCCGCACGGGCGAGATTGGCGACGGCAAGATTTTCATCTCTCCTGTAGAACAAATTATCCGGATTCGGACTGGCGAAAAGAACCAGGAAGCAATCTAA